The nucleotide window catgctagaaccacgggactcgggaatacctaacaccttctcccgggttaacagaattccttatccggatatCTGGTGCGCAGAATATTATTTAGAGTCAatttctttcctcgattcgggattaaaaccggtgacttgggacaccctaaatctcccaagtagcgactctgaaataattaaacaaatcccgttcgattgtcctttaattggaaaaaactcccttccgcgccccgcaaggcgcgggtgaaaaaggaggtgtgacagcattAAATGCACGGTCCGTTAGAGAGAGTATGATATTCACTGCCCACTGTTACACATTCTTTATTGACCCTCATAATTATTAtataagaggggcttgatcctaaaaccttgttctctaggtgtaactataaatagtgagctctacaaACATTTTACAATGAAATTTTTTATCATATTGACACGAGAATAATTATAACTTatagtattttttatataatttttgaatatctaaattttaattttaaaatactaaggTTAACTAattcaatttaattttaaaaatttgcTAAAGTAACTCTCAATAAGTAAAGCGTGTCATATAAATTTGTAACATAGAATATTAATTAATATGAACAACAATTTGGCTTGCGTAAAGAGAGATTAGAGAGAAAAGTATGTGTAGAGTTTTTTCACTACATATGATGATTTATATAGggtaataaaattaaattatttgtgCAGTTAAACCCttgtaatatatatacatgtaacTCTTAATAggctttttattttctttgtttaacACTCCTATTGAATGCGGAATATATATGTCATGTATACCCAACTTGTTACAAATCTGATATACCGGATGATTTCTAAAAGCTCGAGTAAGGTATTAACAATTAATCATTCGAACTAACAAATTTAAGCGTAATAGTTTGGGTTTGCGACCTCTTTGTGGCAATTTACTTCAATGTGTTAGTTATCTCGTGAAATAATTGATTCGACGCAATATATAACATTATCTGATTATCGGACCATAGTTTGATAGGACAAAGTTCTTAATATACCTAACTCCTCAAACAACTGTTTCAACCACGTTAATTCACATGGGGACAAGGTCATGGCCctatcaaaaagaaaaagtttaaaaattagAGGTAATTGTGGATAGCGAGAATTGAACTAAATGAGGTACGAATGTTTTGAATTCCTTGACTATTGAGTTATGCTTTTGgatataatatatagaggtacaaaataaaatttttcttATATATACTGTGTAATTTTCCGGCGAAAGAGGTTCGATTGAATCTCGTTCTGCCGCCCTAAATCCACCTATGCGATTAACTATatatttctcaaaagtgttttttgaaaaagttttattAAGGAGAGACTATTTTTTTTGCTTATTAGAAACTGCTTCTGTTtctactcaaaagtattttttttcctttaaaaagtttggccaaataccTGCACTTTAAAAAAAGGCACTTTTAACcgaaaaaaagcttggccaaaccgGCTATAAGTCGGCCTTGATATGCCCAACAACTTCTATATAATAATTGTTCTACGGTCCTAGTATAGGAGGCTCCTCTACTAATTGCACCTTTAAGATATTTCACAATTCGAAGTACACAATTCCAATGAGTCTCAGTTGTTGACTTCATAATTTAATCTGATTCGCAATACTCATAAGAAAATATATGTACAATCTGATATCAACGGTATCTCTTGACTAAAGGCCATTTAGATGATGAATTAGAAAGAACAATCCCACCacaaaatatcatataaaataaaaaattatactatTATATAACATTCTCTCATTATTATTACGGCGTAAAAATGTATACTACTATTTATTGAGAATTAATTCTTACAACTAGCATGTAAGGAGTAGTAATAAGTCAATTTCAAAATTGAATATGCAGATTCGGGTTAATTTCCCTATTGGactaaagataaagaaaaagggaaaggaaagaatGTTGAGTTGCCAATGGAGTAGCTTCAGTAGAGTATGCTACAGCTCACCATTTTCTTTGCAACAATTCAATATTAAGGCGTTAAACTTGAACAGACATTATTGTCTTACCAAATCATCTATGGAGGATTCCAGTTCCCAGGTTTCGCCATCGCCCTTTCAATTTCTCACAAAGAAGCCTTACGAGCCTCCTCAATGGGCCTCTCATCTTAGCCCCCTTCCTTCTCACACTTTTTCCCTTGGACATGTAAGATAACAATCTATCTCTATTCGTCGGTTGTTATTTGTTTCGTTTATGCGTAGGAGAGAATTAATCATTCTgttgtttttttaaaattgtgtGATTGTGCGTAGTTTCCGACTCCAATTCACAAGTGGAACCTGCCTAATTTGCCCAAGGACACTGAGGTTTGGTTAAAGGTAACTTTTCCCCCCATTTTAGCCTACCTCATTTGAAAATAAGGATGGACCAAGACAAACAGAGTAGTATTTTCTATGCActaaaaaataggaagaaatgTTTAAGCTATTTAACTATTATGTTTGATCCTTTCCTGTTAAAGCAACGAGACAATTTTATAAAAGGAAAATTTTGCTCTGAGGTTTTTCTGATGTCTTACTAGGCAAGCATATTGTTGTCTGCTTCGACCAACTCAGGACTCGGAAAAAAGTTGCAGTATAGAAGACTTTTTTGCAATTTTGGTTTAGCCGTGTACTGCTTGAAGCAAGTTCTTCTGATGTAGTCCCTCATACTAACATTTGCGACAGAATCTCTTTAATCTACCGCAGAATGCTAAAGTATGACATGGAGTCCTCCAAATTTCACTTAGGTCCTTACTGGGGGGAAAAAAGTTATTTTTAggtaaaaagaaaatttaaaaagagGAGTGAGGTCTCAGAACTATATTTGATAACAgaaatttctttccattttttttattggAGTGATTACCCAACATTTTATATGTAACATCTGAGCACCTACTTTATGTGTTTGTTGAACTGAAAATTACTGTAGACTAGGGAGTAGAGTAATAAATGTGGTATCTTCGTGCAAGTAATGAAGAATGGCATAATCtaaaaaattgaaatattttgTGAAGTTATTTGCAGTGGCATTAGACATGAGTCCTCTTTTAAATGTGTGTGTATGATGTTTGCCTGTATGGTAAAAAGCGggaaacaaaataaaaggaaatcgtTAAAGGACACGACTATACACCATACTGAGAAATATCACAATCAATTAAGAAGCTGAGTGAAGTGAGAGCATCACATCAACCTATGTGCTGTCAAGTATACACTGCAGCTTGATTGTCTGGATATTTTGCTCGTTGTTGGGTCAGTACTAAGAGGTACTACTAGACCATTGATCATTTTTAAGATAGATGGTAAAGTTTCctctaaatttttttttatagtatATCTAAAGTATGAGTTCTTGGTCTATAGGGAGCCTGAggatggtttttcttttgtgCTATTGTTTCTCTCATGTGCTCTGGTTACCTTTTTCACTGTACCACTATTCCAGATTTATTCTAACATGAACGAATTTCGACTTTACAGCGTGATGATATATCAGGAATGCAATTGAGTGGAAACAAGGTCAGGAAGCTGGAGTTCTTGTTGGGAGATGCTGTGGCACAGGGGGCTGACTGCATAGTGACTATAGGTGGCATACAAAGTAATCACTGTCGTGCTACTGCTGTCGCTGCCAAGTACTTAAACCTTGACTGTTATCTCATCTTACGCACTTCAAAGGTATACCTTAGTTgttcttttggtattttgtttGATTCCTACATCTGCCGCAAGTCATCACTTCATGTTTATGTGAATAACTTCTTTAGCTTTGTCACAGTTACTTGTGGATAAAGATCCTGGATTGATAGGGAACCTCCTTGTTGAGCGATTAGTTGGAGCGCACATCGATCTTGTCTCAAAAGAAGAATATGCAAAAGTTGGCAGTGAGGTCTATACTTTATTAATCCATACAAATTTTACTTGTATTTATAGTTATTTTCTTGCGTTACATTTGAGTTTTATAAAGATTTTTTTGTGCACCTTTTTCACTGAAGCACTCCCCTTGATTGGCTTTGGGCCTAGCTGACACTTGCCCCTTTCTTTTCAAACACTGGTCTGTGTAGAGGTATTTTGCATCACTGACTCATTTTGTGTCCTCTTTTTCCCACTAACACCTGGTACTAACACCTGGTACTCACGAAGTTAAATTTCAACTTGAAGCGTCAAAGAGTTTTCTCTCTTCCTTCTTCCTTCATAGATTCTGGTCTCCTTTTCCTCTCCTCCTCTGCCCCTCACCGAAGGAAAAAATTTACGCCCCGGAACTTTTCCTCTTTCCATTGATATATGGATTCCATTGAGGAGTTCTTTCACTATTCAGGCGCTGTCGACTAGTGCTAGTCGATGCAAGAATATGAAGCCACACATACCACGTGAAATCAGTAATCTGtgtgataaaataaaaatagaaataagttGCTGATTAATTGGTGAGCTGAGAACTAGTGTTGTCCTCCAATTTCGGGATGTGCTCTTGATTTTCCAAATGGAACTAGTATTTGAACCTTGTACAATTTTCAGTTGTACGGATGCTAAGTCTGTCCCATAGTAGCCTCAAGCTGATAGGTCTTATCTTCAATAGTACTGATCCTAATGTGTGTTACATCTCAGGCTCTTACCAAATTATTGAAGGAAGAGCTGTTAAATGAAGGAAGAAAGCCGTATGTCATCCCTGTTGGTGGATCCAATTCTTTAGGAACCTGGTGAGGCTCCTTTTCTTATGCAACTGGCTTGTTTCCTATGTCTGATAAATCCTAGGCCTACGTCCTTTCTTTTTCCTAATTTTCAGCATTTCACTTGCACCTTGAGATGTGCATTGGGTACTTTGAGAATCGCGTTTTATCCAAAAGTTCTTAATGATAACCTTCAGGTCTGAGTTTAGAGCTCCCTCACTGCGTTTGCCTTAATTTGAACTTCAATATGTGGTCAATTTCCCTTTTCATTGTGAAGCCTTCAAGAGTGAATATCTTTTCCATCTTGTGGTCCCTAATTGAGCCATAGCCTGCGGTATTAGCTTACTTCTGGTGCAAACGTTGACTCTACTTAAATCAGTATGCAACTCCATTTGCGGTGTGGCATACAGGATACCTACCTGtgtcaccttttttttttttataagaagGATACCTTCCTATGTCACTAGCCTTGTTTCATTGAGTTTTTTTCTGTAAAGATAGTTGTCATCCTGCATTAAGTGGCTACATAAACTGTTATAGCGAATATCTATCCATCCTTCAGAAAATCATTCAATTTTTCCTTTTGACAAAGACAGAGTTTCTCTACAATCCTCAAAGTTTAACCTACAATATGTCAAGGGAAGACAGATAAGCTATGGTTCAGAAGGTTAATTTTGAGGTTTCCCCAGCTCGTTTTAAACAAAAGATAGCTTATATAAATACAGACTCTATCTTTCTGGAGCTATTTGTGGAAGAGTAGTGAGTGATGTTTAACAAactagaaaagagagaaagagcaTTAATGTCATATATGCATGTTATACGATGTTTTCTCATATAGAAGCCTTTTTACATTCTGCCTGCcttgtattctttttttttttggttgggggggggggttaattTTCTCCAGCTTCTCCCACAACCCTTATGTTTCGTTCTATTAGAATTGCAGTACTGGAGCAAATAAATGATTCTTATATGTTCGATTCATTGCTTGAATATTTGGAAGCCACGAGCCTTGGTTAGACTCAGTAATTATACTGTCTTCGCGCCTTCTATGTAGATAGTGTTACTAGTTTGGCTTGCTTTAACCGGTCCAAAATGAAAAGCTGCTCATTACCTGCCAAAAAATAGGTGTACTTGACGCTGTTGAAATTATCCAAACCCATCTAAGCTCTTACACCTGCTCGTTTTTCAAACCTATAAGATTAAGGCTTAGGTACCCGAAAAATGCTAGACCTACTGAGGCAGAGCAGAGAATTGTTATATGTTGTGCTAGAAGGCCAACAGTGGTATAAAGTTCAACCTCCTGTAAGGCGCTGCCAGCAGAAAGAAGAAAACTTAATATTGCATGATGTTGGACAGCAAGTGCTCTCAATTTCATATTGGACCGCAAATGCTGTCAGTTTCATATTCTCATATCTCATATTTAGCCTTCTTGTGTCTTTGTTGTTCAGTTCAGCTTCTGGTTCCATctcaatatttttttatttttttttcgtgTGTGTGTCTTCACAAAGACACTAATATTTGGAAGAATATTTGAGTTTCCATTGATACTGGCTGTTAATTATAGAACTCCACAGGGAGCTTAATCCCGTGTTGTAGTGATACGTAGAAGGGCCTACCTGGGACCTGAAATGAAGACCATGCTAGAAAATATGAAGTATAATCAAACATTTCATGTTCCTCTTACCAGATGAAACCTCCGCTGGCCGCTTGGAATTGAACAGTCAAATAATCTTATGgattattacattagcatttttCAGCTGCTCGTCAATATTCCTATTATCCTTTTCAACCCTAATATGATGACACTAGGTTAGCCAGGATGACTTATTTTCTTGATTGACAGAGCTATCAGCCCTTCAGAAGCTAGTAGCCCAGTTAGAATACATGCCAAGGTTCTGCCTTCTCTATGCTGATATTACTATCTTCCATAGAGTTACAGATACATGTTTAAAGAAAAGATCGAAGGATCAGCGTTAGTAGTTGAAGAACCAAGAGTTCCATCCTTTAATTTATTAGTAAGCACCTCAAATGCCTAAATTAGTACTTGGACTGAATTACGCTCAGACCATCAGGTTGCCATCCTTAAGTAATGGATAGTGATGGTACACATTCTAAACTATACACGGCTGAGTAAATTTTGCTCTAAAGGTTTGCCCTACGTCATGAAGAAATACAAAATCTGTGTCTTAGCTTCACCATTTTGATAAGTGTGACTATTTTTGCAGGGGCTATATTGAAGCAATCCGGGAAGTTGAGCAACAACTTCAGCACTCGAGCAGTGAATGGAAATTCGATGACATTGTTGTAGCTTGTGGCAGGTTTTGCACCTCCtctgcatatttttatgatttagtaTGCTATACATGGATTGTTGCATTAAAAATCGTCCATGTATGGAATCACTAAAAAGCAACACTTGCTAAAAGTATGGTTGAAAAGTTTGTCGAGGAGTCCCATAATAAGTAGGAATATGCTATGAGCTTAGAGAATGACCGAGACTTGTATTCCTAGTAAGGATAGTATACTCAATTGACCAATGACATGCCTTGACTGTAGTTAGACACACACATACTTCCTCTCTTGTTTGGTATTTCTATTACTGAGTGGCTTTGGTAGTTGTTCCTTAATGCATCAGTACATGTCAGTATGTTTGATATATGTTTTGAGTGTCTCTATGGTATCTGTGGAGGATCTTAGCTTCTTGATCCTGGCATCACGACACCCTATGGGATGTTGTAGGGGGCTCATTACCTTCTGGGACTATGGTCTTTTTGTTTTTATACAAATTGCAATTATCTTGCTTAAGGAGCTTTTGAATTGTTAACAGATTCTCCGTGGACATTGGTTCCGCCCACTTTTGTGGTGAGGCTCAATTTTGCCCTGCCTCCTAATAACCTGTTTTCCTATCAAAGCGTATGATGTGAGAGTATCTACCTCTGGAAACCAGATTGAATTCTCTAACATTTGCGTTGCATCTCTACATGCATAATTGAGTCTCCCTGTGCCCGGTACTCTAAAAAGAGCAAAAGATTCTCCATTGACATTGCCACCAGCTTTTTGGTGCCTTCTAGTAGACCCTTTATCTATTAATACATTTGAGTCGAAAACATATTATTGAGAACCTGATTGAACCTGAAGAAATTTCCTTTCGCACTTCTAGGTGCCTCAGTTGTGCATCTCTAGTAGAATTTCTGGTTTATTTTGATATTTACTCTTCTTCGGGGAATGCTCGTACTCAATGAGTAACTCAACTTCCTAAAAATGATCTTTTGTTTTGTCTGGAGTTACATTATGGTGAAAGTCAATGATTTATCTTACAGTGTTCTAACATCAGTGCCATGTCTCCATGGTTTTCAGTGGGGGTACGGTCGCTGGTTTGTCCATTGCATCCAGGCTCAGTGGCTTAAAAGCAAAAGTAAATTGTTTTTGTCTTTATTTAAATTGCTCTCATCTTCAGACACAGCAAATGTCACTAATAAGTGGTTCGAGTTTGTAGGTTAATGCATTTTGTGTTTGTGACGATCCGGATTATTTTTATGAATATGTTCAAGGCCTACTTGATGGAATTAATGCAGGCGTTAGCTCACGTGACATTGTTAGCATTCAAAATGTAAGGAATTCattgttttcttctttctttaagCATACCTGTTTTACATTCATCAATTTAATTGTGTAACTTCTTGAGGTAGTAATTTCATGATAAAACAATGTGACCTATTGATTGTAATTCATGGATATTTTGGTCTTTGTAACTGTAAGTGTTCTCTCTTCCCATGCTATACATTTTACATAGCTTATGACGTTTAACATGGATGGCTATGCTCAAAATAAAGGACTTCTTTCTGAATACCCTTCATGGCCAAAACTTTGATTGATAATTTTCCCTGCTAATAATGGTGTCTTCAAAATCTTATCATAAATCATTTATGTCCGCATCCATCTTGCTCAAGAGGAACTATGGAAATTCTGCATATGATGTCTTAGTCTAGTTCTCTGAGGAACTCCATGGTATCAACAAGTCTTGTATCTACACTTTGGTTTTTTAACAGGCGAAAGGCCTTGGGTATGCTATGAGCACAGCTGACGAGCTTAAATTTGTGAAGCAAGTTGCTGAAGCCACAGGTGTTATTCTCGACCCTGTCTACAGGTATGGCCAAGTGTGCCTTCTCATTCTTTCTTTATGCTCATATGGCAAGTGAGCATTCAACGGACTGTCTACACAATTCGCTTGTAGTCTGTAAAATCCATTGCACAAGCATGTTTTTAATCTAAAAACTGTCTGTTCTTATGAATGCACTAAATTTTGGAATGGTTGGAGAATAAATCTTTCGCTATGGAGCCCGTAATAGGGGAATCCTGGGTTATTTGGTAATGGAACATGgtttattgatattgattttgtaaaCTTGTCTGTATTGAAGTATGTTGTTGGCTTGCTATAGTGATTCTTTAAGAGGAGAAATGTAGTAAGATTCACTAGATGCCGAGTGTAACAGAAGGTTTTCGGCCTTTTTATCTTTAAACAACTAGTATACACCTGTTTTAAAGTTGAATTGAACCTTGCACTTGAATTATACGTAAATCGAGGGAGAACAGTGAGACTGAATACACAACTCAAATTACTGATATTGATTCTTGATTGTCTATTTGTGAGGATGCCTTAGCTTGTTGACACATTCTTTTGATTGTTCATTGTTACAGTGGTAAAGCAGCTTATGGAATGATAAAAGACATGAACGAGAATCCAACAAAGTGGGAGGGAAGAAAGATTCTCTTCATACATACAGGTGGCCTACTGGGATTATATGACAAAGCTGATGAAATGGCCTCATTAATGGGAAAATGGCGTAAGATGGATATCAATGAATCTACCCCAAGACAAGAAGGCATCGGCAAAATGTTCTAAATCGTGAAAGAGGTGATGCCAAATTGTGTTGTCAACATGTACAGGATGAGCATCAGCATTTCTAGATTTTTTTACTCGAATAAAAGAAAGTGCTTTGTGCCACTTGTACGAATGGTTGAATTATGGATATGATTTATCTCTTGAAAGCTTGAATAATTGGAGTTAAATGGCGGATGTGAAAGTAGAGGGCCCATGACTAGAAGTTTTGGCAGCTAAAAGATGTGGTTAACTATGTTATCTGGATTTTAAAGGACTTTGTCGCTGCTAGTCAATTCGAAAGGGTAATCCCTGATGCCAAAGGACCGCTGAAAATGATATAGGAACCACTAATGCAAGGCGGGTGGGAGGTAATAGGTACCTGGGGAATTAGTTGAGGTACGTgtcataataataattaataataataaaaataataaaatacattGTTTTAAACAAGTTGATAGGGGATAAACAACTGAGAAATCTTGAGATAGTCAAGAGATCATGCTATTCAATTCGTTCTGCATCAATGGAGATATTTTGAAAGTTGAGAGTTATTTTCTTGGGGTCCATATTATGTATCGCAAACCTTATAATTGAAACCAACTTTGTGAGGTTTAACCTGTGTGATGTTGGCAAAATCAAGCAATACATCTAACAAAATCAATACAACTCGTAACGTTCAAGTTAACGTAAGGAATTTTGAAAATCTTCATTAAGATTAATGTACTATTATCCAAATCACAGGTTTTCTTTGGTTCGCAAGAGAAGGGTAAGCTCCAGCCAGGGGCGGCTCAATGGTAAAGTCACTCAAGCAATTGCTTGAGGCCCCACATCTAGGGGGGCCGAAATTTTATGATACTGTATTAAATAATTGATTTGTATtcgataaaattttaaaaaaatatttagtatatAAAAAAAGTATATCTTTCATAAACAAGGAAACTATGAGACCGATAGATATAATTTGGGAATAGGAATAATAACTTACATGTGAATTTATTTTTTGCCTCTTtatatattatcattattatcaCATGACTCACattaatttttattactttctcAACACTGATGGGGCCTTCAAACATGAATGTAACAAATCAGGTATTGGAGGAGTCTTTAGAAACCATAAGGGAAACTGAAGGGTTTCAAAAGATAGACAATGCTCATTCTCCTATACACTCAAAACTCCAAGCAATCCATGAAGGAATAAGAATAGCaactatttatgacttgtttccACTAGAAATAGAAACAGACTCCACTGAAGTCATCAATGCATTAAACCAAGACCACTTTGCCATGACTAATACTATTCATTCATGCAGGTTATTGATACTCCAGCAGAACGACCTGTTCCTACGGCATAACTTTCGTGAAGGAAACCAAATAGCACACCTATTGGCAACAGATGCATGTAAAGATGCTTTTTGGCAACCATGTAAGGATACAGCAAAACTACATCCAACTCCGCCTCATTTTGTGACCTCACAACTAGCAAAGGATCTGGATGTTGTCCACCACTACAAGAAGTCACTAGACATTTCGGCTTGTAATAGACTAAAACTTCTAGGAAACCAAAATGTCACAAACATTGGTTCACCAAGTTGTGACAAGTTTTACTTTCGAAGTGTATGTACCAAGAACAACTTCTAGTCTTTATATAATATAACTATCCgtattatcaaaaaaaaaaacttttattacTTTCTCTTTAAACTGATTTTTAATTAATCTTTTATATTCCTTTTAGCCTTTCTAGACGTATAAGTCCATTGTCTCATAAAATATTCTGTCAAATATGATAGTAGAAAGCAACTGCGAACTCTTTGACTATTTGTTAAACCATGTTCAAATGTTCTATACTTTTCTTATTACTCTCCatctaaaatttattattttttgatatcTTTTGTTTGAAAGTATATGTATTGTCTTTTCTAATTTATTTCTAATATGTCAACAAGATAATATGAATTCACATATTAAAAATGCTAAAAAAAAGAGGGAAGAATTGAAACTTTAATAcaattcctaaaaataagaaCAATTTATGGTAGATAAACAAATCACTAATATAACTGACTTAGAAGAGAATGGaatccaagaagaagaagaagttggtgAGAGTTTAACAAAGATATTTTAGAAAATCAAGAAATCCTAAAAGAATTGAATAATAATCTTAGAaagtagaaatatatatataatcctaaTTAAGAAATCGATTATTGTTATTATAATTTTACATCTCAAAAAGCTACAAAAAtagatttcaaaataaaattttattaaatgaGTTTTTAAGTATGGATAAACTTAGGGCCCTCGTTGAAGTTTAGGTTTAGATCCCGGATACCGTTGAGCCGCCTCTGACTCCAGTGAACGAGATACAGAAACAATAAAACCATCAAACTGTTCTCAATTTATATAAATGTCGTTTGTGGCACCATTTATTTCACTCTAACTAAGATCAAAACCGAAATCGTTATACAAATACAATCTAATTACCTCCAATttgattaaaacaaataaacCAGAAATGCGAATATGAAAATGGATATCGCAGTTGCTAACAATCGTTAATAAGAAATCGAGCTACAGTTTATTAAAAGCGTATATGCACCAAAGATGTGAAAAATATCACTATGAAATCACTTACTATAAagtaattacaaaaaataataggGATAATTTCTCATAAATACAACTCATACACCTGACTTGCAACATAATAGCCTAGATACCACTTTACAAATCTAtaacccaaaaataataggctccCGAAAGGCAACTTATTTTACACAATCAACT belongs to Nicotiana tabacum cultivar K326 chromosome 6, ASM71507v2, whole genome shotgun sequence and includes:
- the LOC107779353 gene encoding bifunctional D-cysteine desulfhydrase/1-aminocyclopropane-1-carboxylate deaminase, mitochondrial-like produces the protein MQIRVNFPIGLKIKKKGKERMLSCQWSSFSRVCYSSPFSLQQFNIKALNLNRHYCLTKSSMEDSSSQVSPSPFQFLTKKPYEPPQWASHLSPLPSHTFSLGHFPTPIHKWNLPNLPKDTEVWLKRDDISGMQLSGNKVRKLEFLLGDAVAQGADCIVTIGGIQSNHCRATAVAAKYLNLDCYLILRTSKLLVDKDPGLIGNLLVERLVGAHIDLVSKEEYAKVGSEALTKLLKEELLNEGRKPYVIPVGGSNSLGTWGYIEAIREVEQQLQHSSSEWKFDDIVVACGSGGTVAGLSIASRLSGLKAKVNAFCVCDDPDYFYEYVQGLLDGINAGVSSRDIVSIQNAKGLGYAMSTADELKFVKQVAEATGVILDPVYSGKAAYGMIKDMNENPTKWEGRKILFIHTGGLLGLYDKADEMASLMGKWRKMDINESTPRQEGIGKMF